The Ziziphus jujuba cultivar Dongzao chromosome 7, ASM3175591v1 genome includes a region encoding these proteins:
- the LOC107425111 gene encoding uncharacterized protein LOC107425111: MNFPSHKLRQELKKDHHLFDKMPNRDSVVNTVRPTILRRSPRFVRQKIISDKGETTPLRKSSRLANRNKSSAESDTPNSSKFNSRKNPVSSSNLSLSSAKTTPKKSNKGFLENVSRKSSKSNDGSRNSGNTGSFMKKSTVSKNGVDGVQSLRRSSRISDKSNALVYKYKDCPEKIWKKSGDSDNRSGSFAHLSWGSTKSARLSDGVDGNRSLRRSPRFSKKENNVDDSKEKTNRAKSCDSTKSPRLCNGVDGIGSLRQSTRFPKKENNAEDTKKKIKSPKGISNGSKNKVESSEIDEAGVGVDSCEKFVTKCEKATRESSFGAKAVSTRGRKRKTLELDDRCREIGVSRKRKLDKQQDNGTVHGWTKQQELALQNAYLAAKPTPHFWKKVSKMVPGKSAQDCFNKIHSSHVTPPQPRPLSRAKTRTNSSPLRQFRLSASKLLKPTTVKVKRPSHGRRKSHLAHKNVRQLLQKNYCMNQDHEVDLFSVLEPNLDISTKHFQPSAILSTPENLQEKKQLFHKCNETSSSGHKKPLSRFSDSRGTALFSPPVLKQVKNRVLHEKYIDQLHSREAKRVASSQRSRKSTSMKDGKACLVEKVDVIRAAKIALVSDAREAIDKLQNIQAIAMSVSSDLDDEVSNSDNDDAEDEI, encoded by the exons atGAATTTTCCCTCTCATAAGCTCCGACAAGAATTGAAGAAAGACCACCATCTGTTCGACAAAATGCCCAATAGAGACTCCGTCGTCAATACAGTACGTCCTACAATTCTCCGAAGGTCTCCAAGATTTGTCCGACAGAAAATCATTTCAGATAAAGGGGAAACTACGCCTCTCAGAAAATCTTCCAGGCTTGCCAATCGGAATAAGAGCTCCGCAGAATCCGATACCCCCAATTCTTCCAAGTTCAACTCCAGAAAGAATCCGGTAAGCTCTTCAAATCTTTCCCTCAGCTCCGCAAAAACCACTCCGAAGAAATCCAACAAAGGTTTTTTGGAAAATGTTTCAAGAAAATCAAGTAAATCCAATGACGGTTCCAGAAATTCTGGAAATACAGGTTCTTTTATGAAAAAATCAACCGTATCGAAAAATGGGGTCGACGGGGTTCAGTCTCTCAGACGGTCTTCGAGGATTTCTGACAAAAGTAACGCCCTGGTTTATAAATATAAGGATTGCCCAgagaaaatttggaagaaatcGGGTGATTCTGATAATAGGTCGGGAAGTTTTGCGCATTTAAGTTGGGGATCGACGAAATCTGCAAGATTGTCTGATGGGGTGGATGGAAATCGAAGCCTTAGACGGTCCCCGAGATTTTCCAAGAAGGAAAACAATGTTGACGATTCCAAGGAGAAGACTAACAGGGCCAAAAGTTGCGATTCAACGAAATCTCCAAGATTGTGTAATGGCGTGGATGGAATTGGAAGCCTTAGACAGTCTACGAGATTTCCGAAGAAGGAAAACAATGCTGAAGATACCAAGAAGAAGATTAAAAGCCCCAAAGGCATTTCAAATGGTTCCAAGAATAAGGTGGAGTCATCAGAGATTGATGAAGCTGGAGTGGGTGTGGATTCATGTGAAAAATTTGTGACAAAATGTGAAAAGGCAACGAGGGAGAGTTCTTTTGGGGCTAAAGCAGTTAGTACCAGAGGCAGAAAGCGGAAAACTCTAGAATTAGATGATAGATGTAGAGAAATTGGGGTTAGCAGGAAGAGAAAGCTAGATAAGCAGCAAGATAATGGGACTGTTCATGGATGGACAAAGCAGCAAGAATTGGCATTACAGAATGCTTATTTGGCTGCAAAGCCAACGCCGCATTTCTGGAAGAAAGTTTCGAAAATG GTGCCTGGAAAATCAGCACAGGATTGCTTTAATAAAATCCATTCTAGCCATGTAACCCCACCTCAACCAAGGCCTCTTTCAAGGGCAAAGACGAGAACAAATTCATCTCCTCTTCGACAATTTCGGCTATCAGCTAGTAAACTACTTAAGCCCACCACTGTGAAAGTTAAGAGGCCAAGTCACGGTAGACGAAAGAGTCATCTTGCGCATAAAAATGTGCGGCAATTGTTACAGAAGAATTACTGCATGAACCAAGATCATGAGGTGGATTTGTTTTCAGTACTTGAACCCAACTTGGATATATCTACTAAACATTTTCAGCCTAGTGCCATACTTTCTACCCCAGAGAATTTACAAGAAAAGAAGCAATTGTTTCACAAGTGCAATGAGACATCTTCTTCAGGACATAAGAAGCCGCTCTCAAGGTTTAGCGATTCACGTGGAACAGCTCTTTTTAGTCCCCCAGTACTGAAGCAGGTCAAAAACAGGGTGTTACATGAGAAGTACATTGATCAATTACATAGCAGGGAAGCTAAGAGAGTAGCATCGTCTCAACGGTCCAGAAAATCCACTTCTATGAAAGATGGAAAAGCATGCCTTGTTGAGAAAGTGGATGTCATAAGAGCAGCAAAAATTGCCCTGGTTTCTGATGCAAGGGAAGCTATAGATAAACTTCAAAATATACAGGCAATTGCCATGAGTGTCTCTTCAGATTTGGACGATGAAGTTTCAAATAGCGATAATGACGATGCTGAAGATGAAATTTag
- the LOC107425110 gene encoding transcription factor bHLH93 gives MELSQHGFLEELLAPRRETSNWSSYSTGVSDQFFSHGWNFDSFEENPVLGTSNPPFGGFSAHNEPNFECPFGDQVYPFVGVGALSVPEIDSSPYAKNDSSFPSQEDYPSMVEEEDFGFLGSENHSCLEESKNSICKVLVDVEQQQNGEINPGFKMGICGEKKSKPKKLEGQPSKNLMAERRRRKRLNDRLSMLRSIVPKISKMDRTSILGDTIDYMKELLERINKLQEEGMEESTNQINLLSISKDLKPNEVLVRNSPKFDVERRDMDTRIDICCAAKPGLLVSTVNTLEALGLEIQQCVISCFNDFSLQASCSEGAEQSTLISSEEIKEALFRNAGYGGRCL, from the exons ATGGAGCTTTCTCAGCATGGTTTTCTGGAGGAACTACTGGCTCCGAGAAGAGAAACGTCTAACTGGAGCTCTTACTCAACTGGGGTTAGTGACCAGTTCTTTTCCCATGGTTGGAACTTCGATTCTTTTGAAGAAAACCCAGTTCTGGGTACCTCAAATCCACCATTTGGAGGGTTCTCTGCTCACAATGAACCCAATTTTGAATGCCCTTTTGGTGATCAAGTTTACCCTTTTGTTGGTGTTGGTGCTCTTTCAGTGCCAGAGATTGACTCCTCCCCATATGCCAAGAATGATTCCTCATTCCCATCCCAGGAAGATTACCCATCAATGGTGGAAGAGGAAGATTTTGGGTTTCTTGGAAGTGAAAACCACAGCTGTTTGGAAGAAAGCAAGAACAGCATCTGCAAAGTCCTGGTTGACGTGGAACAACAACAAAATGGAGAAATCAATCCTGGTTTCAAAATGGGTATTTGTGGTGAGAAAAAAAGCAAGCCTAAGAAGTTAGAAGGACAGCCTTCAAAGAACCTAATggcagagagaagaagaagaaagcgcTTAAATGACAGACTTTCCATGCTCAGATCAATAGTGCCCAAAATAAGCAAG ATGGACAGAACATCTATTCTTGGAGACACAATAGATTATATGAAAGAGCTTCTTGAAAGAATCAATAAGTTGCAAGAAGAAGGAATGGAAGAGAGTACAAATCAAATTAACTTACTGAGTATATCCAAGGATCTAAAACCAAATGAAGTATTGGTCAGAAATTCTCCAAAG TTTGATGTGGAGAGGAGAGACATGGATACCAGAATTGATATATGCTGTGCAGCCAAGCCAGGATTGTTGGTATCAACAGTGAACACACTTGAAGCTTTAGGACTTGAGATCCAACAGTGTGTTATAAGCTGCTTTAATGATTTCTCATTGCAAGCTTCGTGTTCCGAG GGTGCTGAGCAGAGCACTTTGATCAGTTCTGAAGAGATAAAAGAAGCATTATTCAGAAATGCAGGGTATGGAGGAAGATGTTTGTAG